GATCAACAGCGACGACGGCCCCACCCAGTCCAGCTCGCATCTGTGGTGCACCACGCCGGACGGCGACTGGGCACCGGCGGAGTAGGGCTCACCCTGCCGGCAGCAGGTCGCGGAAGCAGAAGCGGCCGCGCGTGACCGTCTCGCCCAGTACGACCGGCACCGGATGCGCGAAGCAGGGGCCGTCGAACACGAAGCTGTGAAACTCGCCATTCTCGCCGCACGGATCGACCTCCGGGGGCAGATCGGCGAGCAACGCGCGATCGATCGAACGGCCCGCGAAACTCGCGTCCAGCCGATCCAGATCGACGCAGGAAATCGCCGCGCGGAAACCCGCATCCTCGAACCGCTCGACGAACGCCCGCGTATCTCGCCCCCACACCGGATACAGCGCGGCCATGCCGTTGCGTGCCATCAGGGTATCGCGATAGGCCCGGATGTCGGCGAGGAAGAGATCGCCGAACGCCACCGTCGCGCAGCCCGCGTCGCGATGCCCGGCGAGCGCCTCGCCCATCGCCGCCTCATAGACCTCGTTGGAACACTCGGCCGGGATGAAGACTTCGTGCAGCGGCAACCCGAGCGCCTCCGCCTGCTGCGCCAGAAGGGAGCGGCGGACCCCATGGATGCTGATCCGGTCGTAATCGCGCGTCACGGTGGTGATCAGGCCGACCACCTCATGATCGGGCGATCGCAGCAGTTCATCCAGCGCGACGCAGCTGTCCTTGCCCCCGCTCCACGACATCAGCACCTTGGTCATGCCCGTCCCATCGGGGATCGCACCGGGCTTGTCCATCGGCGGGGTTCGGGCGCACAGTCGGCCGATGAGCATCGATCTGGTCGCGACCCTGCTGTGGTGGCTGTTCCTTCTCGGCTGGTGGGCGGCCGCGCTCTGGGTCGCGAAGGCGACGACCAAGGCACCGGCGGGACGCCGCCTCGCCTATTTCGCGGGCTTCGCGATCGGCTTCAGCCTGCTCTTCGCCGGCAACCACGCCGATGCGCGGACCAGCCCGACGCTCTGGCACGCGCCGCCTGCGCTCGACCTCGCGCTGCTGGCCGCCCAGCTCACCGCGTTGGCGTTCGCCTGGTGGGCGCGTGTCCATCTCGGCAAGCTCTGGTCCGGCATGTTGACACTGCGCGAAGGGCACAGGGTGGTGGACACCGGACCCTATGCGCTCGCCCGCCATCCGATCTACACGGCCTTCATCGCCGGATCGTGGTTCTACGCGCTGATCGAGGCAAAGCCGCTGCCGCTCGCCGGCGCCGCCATCCTCACCCTCGTCATGACGGTAAAGGCGAAGGAGGAGGAAAATTTCCTCCGCCGCGAGCTGGGTGCGACGGACTATGATGCCTATGCGGCACGGGTCAGGATGCTGATCCCGCTGCCCCGATAACTCACTCCGCCTCCAGCCAGAGCAGGAAGACGAAAAAGAGCGAGCAGGTGATCGTCGTCATCGTCAGCAACATGAAGGTGCGCCACGTCGCGCCGAAACGGCCGAGCCCGTAGGCGTACTTCAGATGCTTGTACATGTGGACCGGCGGCACGATCAGCCATGCCAGCCACAGCCAGGCGGACGAGATGCCCACGATGTGCAGCGCGATCAGCCCGACCGCGAGCAGGGTCATGAAGCTCAGCGAATGGATCGCGAAAATGGCGTGGTCGTACATCCCCACGTCGCGCCGCCAGAAGAACATCAGCCAGATGAACGGCATCGAGATCGGGATAAGCGCCCAGCTATATTTGTAGGACGCCATCTTCAGCTTGTAGGCGTAGAGCGCGCCATTCTCGTTGACGCCGCGGATCTGCCGATCGAGCCACGGGATGTCGCTGTGCCACTCCGCGTCGTTGCCATGGAGCAGGCCCTTGCCCGTGTCCGTCTGGATCTTTGCCGGAAGCTGCGCGGCAACGTTGGTCATCGCCTGCACGTCGGCCTGCTCGGCCTTGATCTTCTTGTCGATGTCGGCGGTATTGGCCTTGGGATCGGCGGCGAGCGCGTCGGCACGCTGCTTCTGCAATTTCGTCAGGTTGTCGGCGGATTGCTGAGCCGCCTTGCCCATCTCCACCTTGGCCTTGGCCATGCCGGCGGCCGCGCCCGACACGTCCGGCATGGCGAGCTTGTTCACCGCCGCGAACAGCAGGAAGACCGAGAAGAGGAACATCGCCATCGGCGTCACGAACTTCGCGCGCTCGCCATGGACGTAGCGCCGCGTGAGGTCGCCCGGATGCAGCGCCAGCATCGGCAGCGTGTTCCAGAATTTGCCCTCGAAGTGGAAGACGCCGTGCAGGATGTCGTGGACGAGGCCCATCATGTTGCGATGGAGATGCCCGCTCTGCCCGCACTGCTGGCAGAAGGGGCCGGATCGCGTCGTCCCGCAATTGGGGCAGACGCCGCCCGCGCCGTCATGCGGGTCGTGCCCCGCCTCGCCGGTCGCCACGCCGCCGCGATCAACCTCGCGCGCGATGATGCCGCCGGTCAGGATGTCGCCGATGCCGTCCGCTTCGCCCACGCGCTCAAACCCCTCGTTGCGCTATAGCAAGATAATACACGCAAAGGCGGAACGGTCGAGAGGGTGCCGAAACGCCCGAATCCTGCTACGCGCGGGGCCATGGACATGCCGCTCCCCCTCACCGAGCAGGATGCCGACGCGCTGGTCGGCACGATGGGCCGCCGTGCCCGCGAAGCTGCACGGGTATTGGCGGGGGCGCCGACCACGCGCAAGGCCGATGCGCTCGTCCGCGCCGCCGGGCTGCTGCGCGCGCGATCGGCCGACATCCTCGCCGCCAACGCCGCCGACATGGCGCGCGCCGACACATCGGGCATGGCGGCGGCGATGAAGGATCGGCTGCGGCTCGACGAGGCGCGGCTGGAGGGCATCGCGGCGGCGCTGGAGGCGGTGGCGGGCCTGGACGATCCGGTCGGCGGCATCGTCGATGAGCGCAACCGCCCCAACGGCCTGCTGCTCCGCCGCGTGCGCGTGCCGCTGGGCGTGGTCGGCATCATCTACGAAAGCCGCCCCAACGTGACGGCCGATGCCGGCGCGCTGGCGCTGATGGCGGGCAATGCCGCGATCCTGCGCGGCGGATCCGAAGCGCGCGAGAGCAACGCCGCGATCCACGCCGCGCTCGCCGACGGGATCGAGGCCGCCGGCCTGCCGCGCGACGCCGTGCAGATGATCCCGACCACCGATCGTGCGGCGGTCGGCGCGCTGCTGCGCGCACAGGGGCTGGTCGACATCATCGTACCGCGCGGCGGCAAGGGCCTCGTCGCGCGCGTGCAGGACGAGGCGCGCGTGCCGGTGCTCGCCCATCTCGACGGGATCAACCACAGCTTCGTCCATGCTTCCGCCGACAGGGGCATGGCCGAGGCGATCGTGGTCAACGCCAAGCTGCGCCGCACCGGCGTCTGCGGATCGACCGAGACGCTACTGATCGACCGCGCCTATCCGCATGCCACCGCGCTGGTCGCCGCACTGCTCGATGCCGGCTGCGCGCTGCGGGGTGATCGCGAATCGCAGGCGCTCGATACGCGCATGACAGCCGCGACCGACGAGGACTGGGACACCGAATATCTCGACGCGATCTGCGCGGTGCGTGTCGTCGATGGCGTGGAGGGCGCGATCGCGCACATCGCCGCTCACGCCTCGCACCACACCGATGCGATCATCGCCGAAGATGAGGACACGGCGGCACGCTTCCTCGGCGACGTCGATTCGGCGATCGTGATGTGGAACGCCTCCACCCAGTTCGCCGACGGCGGCGAGTTCGGCCTCGGCGCCGAGATCGGCATTTCCACCGGCCGCCTCCACGCGCGCGGCCCGGTCGCGCTCGAAGGCCTCACCACCTACAAATGGCAGGTGCTGGGGACGGGCCAGATCCGGCCTTGAAACGCATCGGCCTGCTCGGCGGTTCGTTCAATCCGGCGCATGAGGGGCATCGCCGGATCAGCCTGTTCGCGCTCGATGCGCTCGGGCTGGACGAGGTGTGGTGGCTGGTGTCGCCCGGCAATCCGCTCAAGCCTTCCAGGGGCATGGCGCCGCTCTCCGCCCGGCTCGCCTCGGCCGGGCGGATGGCGCGCCACGCACCGATCGTCCCCACCGCGATCGAGGCGACGCTCGGCACCCGCTTCACCGCCGATACGCTGGCGAGGCTGGTCCGCCGCTTTCCGAACGACCGCTTCGTCTGGCTGATGGGAGCGGACAATCTCGCCCAGTTCCACCAGTGGAAACGCTGGCGACAGATTGCGCGAACGCTTCCCATTGCCGTGATCGCCCGGCCGGGATATGATGCGGCTGCCCGATCCGCGGTGGCGATGGGCTGGCTTGGCCGTTTTGGTCATTCCCCCGGCACCGCGAGACGGTGGACGCGATGGAGTTTGCCGGCGCTCGTGCTGTTGCACACGTACCCCGACCCGACTTCAGCCACCGCCCGGCGGGCTGCCGATCCCGATTGGCATCGCCGCCGACTTCCCAGGGCCGCCCGCGACCGCGTGACGCGCCGGCCCGTTCCCCCGGAGGATACTTGCCTTCCCCTACCGCCGCCGCCCGCTCCATGACGGGTGGCCCCGCTGCCTCTGCCGAAGCCCAGGCGCTTCATGCCACCATCCTGCAGTCGCTGGATGACGATCAGGCGGTCGAGACCGTCTCGATCCCGCTCGCCGGCAAGTCGACGATCGCCGATTATATGGTGATCGCGTCGGGCCGTTCGAGCCGCCAGGTCTCCTCGATGGCCTCCAAGATCGCCGAGAAGGTGAAGGCGCAGACCGGCCAGAGCCCCAAGATGGAAGGCCTCGCCGCCGCCGACTGGGTGCTGATCGACGCGGGCGACGTGATCGTCCACCTGTTCCGCCCGGAGGTCCGCAGCTTCTACAATCTGGAGCGGATGTGGGCGTTCGGTGACGAAAGCGCCGCGACCGCCTCGCCCTCCAACCCGCCCGCGCCGCCCGGCGCCTGACGGCCGCGCGGGGGACGAATTGCTGCTCCATATCGTCGCCCGCGGGCGGATCGGGCGCGGGCCCGAGGCCGATCTGGTGGAGCGGTATCTCAAGCGTGTGAACTGGCCGACGAAGGTCAGCGAACTGCCCGACACCGGCGGGCGGGTGCCTGATGTCGCGCCCGCCACCCGGACGGTGGTGCTGGACGAGACCGGTCGCGACCTGCCCTCGCGCGAGCTGGCCGCGATCCTAGGGCGCTGGCGAGACGACGGGATACGCGAGACGCGCTTCCTGCTCGGCGCAGCCGACGGCCACGAGACGGAGACGCGCGACAAGGCGGATCTGCTGCTCGCCTTCGGCAAGGCGACCTGGCCGCATTTGATGGCGCGCGCGATGCTCGCCGAGCAGCTCTGGCGCGCGACCAGCATCCTCGCCGGCCATCCCTATCATCGGGAGGGGTGATGGCCACCGCTCGCCCTCCCTATCCGTTCGTCCTGAGCGAAGTCGAAGGACGTGCGGCGAGCGCCACGCCTGCAGCCCGCACTTCGACTTCGCTCAGTGCGAACGGTAGGATCTGGCGGAGATTGCTCCTCGTCCCCCTCCTGATGCTCGCCGCCCCTGCCCCCGCCCAGGCCCCCGGCCTCGACGATGCCAAGGTTGCGCTCGTCGCCGCCAAGCAGGCGGCCGCCGATGCCGAGGCGCGCGCCGCGGCGCTCGATCAGGCGGCCGAGGATGCCGGCAACGAGGCGGCGCGCGCGCGCGCCAAGGCACAGTCGCTCGCGCTGCAGGTGCAGGCCGCCCAGTCCGACATCATCGCCGCGCAGGCGCGCATCCGGCTGATCGCCTCGCTCCAGCAGGTCGCGCGGGGGAAGATCGCCGACAGACAGGGGCCGATCCTGCATCTCACCGCCGCGCTGCAGACCATGGCCCGCCGCCCCCCGGCGCTGGCCATCGCCCAGCCCGGATCGATCGACGACATCGTCCACGTCCGCCTGCTGCTCGCCGACACGTTGCCGGTCATCCAGGCGCGCACCGCCGGTCTGCGCGCCGATCTCGACAAGCAGACCCAGCTCAGGTCCGATGCCGAGCGCGCGATCGCGGCGCTGGATGCCAGCCGCAAATTGCTCGGCCAGCGCCAGCAGCAACTCGCCAGCCTCGAACAGACCGCGATCCGCAAGTCGCAGCGCCTCGCCGAGCAGGCCGCCGACGAACAGCAGCGTGCACTCGGCCTGGGCGAGGAGGCACGCGACGCCGCCGACCGGATGCAGAGTGCGGAGGATGCGGGCGACGTCCGCGCGCACCTCGCCCGCCTGCCCGGCCCCGACATGCGGCCCGACGACAATGGCGACGATGCGATGCCCGAGCGCGGCGAGACCGGCCGCTACCGCCTGCCCGTCTCCGGCGATGTCGCGACCGGCTATGGCGAGGTGTCGCCCGCCGGCGTGCGATCGCGCGGGTTGACCGTATCGCCCGCCGCCGATGCCGAGGTCGTGGCGCCCGCCGCCGGCACCATCGTCTTCGCCAGACCTTTTCGCAGCTATGGCCAGGTGGTGATCATCGATCATGGCGGCGGCTGGACGACGACACTCACCGGCCTTGCCGATGTCTCGGTGAAGGCCGGCCAGCATGTCGCGCAGGGCGAGGCGGTCGGGCGGAGCGGCGGCAAGGGCGCCAGCGTCACCACCGAGCTTCGGCGAGACAATCGCCCGATCGACGTCGTGGCGATGGCGCAGGCGGGCTGAGCTTGCCCGTCCATCGCGCCGCCCCTAATCGTGGTCCAGTCGCGGGGCGAAGCGGGGAGCGTACATGCAGGCAGTGATTTTGGCGGGCGGCCTCGGCACCCGCATCGGCGAGGAAACCGCGATCCGTCCCAAGCCGATGGTCGAGATCGGCGGGATGCCGATCCTGTGGCACATCCTGAAGATCTACGATCGCGCCGGCATCACCGACTTCATCATCTGCCTCGGCTACAAGGGCTATGTGATCAAGGAGTTCTTCGCCAACTACTTCCTCCACACCGCCGACGTGACGATCGACCTCGCCCGCAACGACATCGAGGTTCATCGCGCGGGCAGCGAGCCGTGGCGGATCACGCTGGTCGATACCGGCGCCGAGACGCAGACCGGCGGGCGCCTGAAGGCGATCCGCCACCATCTGAAGCCGGACTCGCCCTTCTGCTTCACCTATGGCGACGGCGTGGCCGACATCGACGTCAGCAAGCTGGTCGCCTTCCACGCCAGCCACGGCAAGCGCGCCACGATCACGGCGGTGGCCCCGCCCGGCCGCTTCGGCGCGCTGGAGTTCGACGAGGATCTCGTCACCAGCTTCCGCGAGAAGCCCTCGGGCGACGGCGGCCTGATCAACGGCGGCTTCTTCGTGGCGGACCCGTCGGTGCTCGATCTGGTCGATAACCCCGACACCCTGTGGGAACAGGAGCCGCTGGAACGCCTTGCCGCCGCGCGCGATCTGGTCGCCTATCGCCACGAAGGCTTCTGGCAGCCGATGGACACACTGCGCGACAAGCAGCTGCTGGAGCGGCTGTGGGCGAGCGGCGAAGCGCCGTGGAAGGTCTGGTGAGCATGAACTGGCGCGGCCGCCGCGTCCTCGTCACCGGCCATACCGGCTTCAAGGGGAGCTGGCTGTCGCTGTGGCTGCACGCGATGGGCGCCGAGGTGAGCGGCCTCGCGCTCGCGCCGCCGACCGATCCGAGCCTGTTCGACGCCGCCCGCATCGCCAAACTGGTCGACCACGAAGAGGGCGACATTCGCGATTATGCGACCGTCCACGCCACGATGGCGCGGGTGAGGCCGGAGGTGGTCTTCCACCTCGCCGCGCAGCCTTTGGTCCGCCTCTCCTACGAGCAGCCGGTCCAAACCTATGCCACCAACGTGATGGGCACGGTGCACGTCATGGAGGCGGCGCGGCAGGTCGGCGGCGTGGGCGCGCTGGTCTGCATCACCACCGACAAATGCTACGAGAATCGCGAATGGGTCTGGCCCTATCGCGAGACCGACCCGATGGGCGGGTACGATCCCTACAGCAGCAGCAAGGGCGCCGCCGAGCTGGCGATCGCGGCGTATCGGCGTTCCTACTTCCCGGCGGAGGGCGGCACCCTGCTCGCCTCGGTGCGCGCCGGCAACGTGATCGGCGGCGGCGACTGGGCACTCGACCGGCTGGTGCCCGATCTGGTCCGTGCGTTCGAGGCAGGCGAGGCGCCGGTGATCCGCTCGCCGGACGCGGTGCGGCCATGGCAGCATGTGCTGGAGGCGCTGGGCGGCTATTTGCTGATCGCCGAACGGCTGATCGCGGGCGAGGCCGCCTTCGCCGATGCGTGGAATTTCGGCCCCTCCGACGATGACGCACGCCCGGTCGGGTGGATCGTCGACACGATGCGCGCGGCGTGGGGCGGCACGCATGAGGCTAGCCCGCACCACGGGCCGGTGCCGCACGAGGCGGGGCTGCTCCGCCTCGACTGCTCGAAGGCGCGCGCGGCGCTCGGCTGGCGGCCGGCGCTGACGCTGGACACCGCGCTCGACTGGATCGTCGACTGGCACAAGCAGGCCGGCGCCGGGGCGGACCCGCGCGACCTCACGCTCGGCCAGATCGCCGCCTATCGCGCACGGATGGCCTCGCCCGTCGCGGGTTAGACCCGGCCGCCCTTCAGGAAGGCGTCGATCGTCTCGGCCATATAGTGCAGGTGGTCGTCGGTGAGGCCGGGGAAGACGCCGATCCAGAAGCAGTTGGTGGTCACCAGATCGGCATTGGCCAGTTCGCCCACCACGCGGAAGTCGCGGCGACGCATATAGGGCTGGCGGATCAGGTTGCCGCCGAACAGCAGGCGCGTGGCGATGCGGTGCGCCTCCAGCCAGTGGACCAGCTCGTCGCGGGTGAAGGGGGCGTCGGGGCGGATCGTGATCGGGAAGCCGAACCACGACGGATCGCTGCGCGACGTGGCTTTCGGCAGGATCAGCACATCCTCGAACGGGGTCAGAAGCTCGGTCAGCTTGGCGAAGTTGCTGCGCCGCGCGGCGACGAAGCCGTCGATCCGGTCGAGCTGGGCCAGTCCCACCGCCGCCTGCATGTCGGTGATCTTCAGGTTATAGCCGGCGTGGCTGTAGGTATATTTGTGGTCGTAGCCCATCGGCAGGTCGCCGAGCTTGCGGGCGAAGCGCTTGCCGCAGGTGTTGTCCTGCCCCGGCGCACACCAGCAGTCGCGGCCCCAGTCGCGCATCGATTCGATCACGCGGCGCAGGCGCGGCTTGTCGGTGAAGACCGCGCCGCCCTCGCCGGTAGTGATGTGGTGGGCGGGGTAGAAGCTCAAAGTGCCGATGTCGCCGAAAGTGCCGACATGCTGGCCGTCATAGGTGGCACCGAGCGCATCGCAGCAATCCTCGACCACCCAGAGATCGTATTTCTCGGCGACGCGCATCACCTCGGCGAGATCGAAGGGATTGCCGAGCGTGTGGGCGATCATGATCGCGCGGGTGCGGTCGGTGACCGCCGCCTCGATCATCTCGGGCTTGATGTTGTAGGTCGGGATGTCGACGTCGACGAACACCGGCACCAGCCCGTATTGCAGCGACGGATTGACCGTGGTCGGGAAGCCGGTGGCGACGGTGATGACCTCGTCGCCCGGCACCAGCGCCTCGCTGCGGAAATAATGCGAGGTGAGCGAGGAGAGCGCGAGCAGGTTGGCGGACGAGCCGGAATTGGTCGTCAGCAGATCCTGTATGCCGATGTAGGACGCCAGCTTCGCCTCGAACTCATCGTTGAAGCGGCCGGTGGTGAGCCACAGGTCCAGCGAGGAATCGACCAGCGAGCGCAGCTCCGGCTCGCCCACCACCTTGCCTGACACCGCGACATTGCTCTCGCCCGGCACGAACGGGCGGGGCGCGTGATGCTCGCGCGCGAAGCGGCCGGCGAGATCGACGATGAGCTGGCGCAGCTCGTCGCGGCCGAGGCCCTCCGCGAGCTGGTCGATCATGGACTCGCGAGATTCCGCTGCGATGCTCATTCGATTGAATACCCGTCCGATGGCGTCAAGACGCCCTTTATGCCGTCCCGCCGCGAAATGTCAGCCGGCTATGGAAGATGTAGCTGCCGATCACGGTGAGAATCGTGAAACCGAGCTGGGCGACGATCGGCCGGATGCCGACGATCTCGACCAGAAACGGCAGGGCGACCCAGTTCAGCGCATAGATGCCAAGATAATAAGAAGCGAAGCGCACGAACTCGCGCGCGATGTTGCCGCGCGTGCCGAACACGAACAGCTTCTGCGTGGTGTAGGCGAAGACCAGGCAGACGGCCTGCGAGATCAGCAGCGCGCCCATATAGCCGACGCCGGCCGGGCGCAGCGCCCAGAGCAGCAGCGGATAGACGCCGAGGCCGACGAGCGTGTTGACCCCGCCGACCACGACGAAGCGGGCCGATCGCTCGGTGCCGCCGGTCGTGCCGCTGTCCGCGCGCAGGGCGAATCCGCGGCTCATTCGTCGAGCAGCTCCACGCGCATATTCTCGCGCAACACCTCGCGCGGCAGGAACGGCGAAAGGTCCTCCAGCGCGGGCGAGGTGATGCGGCCGTCGGGATGCACCTTGGCCGAGAGCTTGGGCGAGAAGGGCGCGTTCTCGTCGACCATGATCTCACAGAGCGCCGGCCCGTCCACCTCCAGCGTAGCGCGGATCGCATCGGCCAGCTCGGCGTGGTTGCCGGCGCGCGCATAGGCCAGGCCGAACGCCGCCGCGATCCGCCCAAACTGCGGGAAGGTGACGTTGCTCTTCGGCCCGCCGCCGACCTCCTGCCCGTTGAAGAAGTTGCGCTGGGTCTGGAAGATCGAGACGTAGCCGCTGTTGTTGATGAGGAAGATCTTCACCGGCAGGGCGTTGCCCGCGATCGTCTGCAGCTCCTGCAGATTCATCATGATGCTGCCGTCGCCGGCGATCGCGATCACCCGCCTGTCCGGCCCGAGCGCCACCGAGGCGCCGATCGCGGCGGGCAGATCGTAGCCCATCGAGGCGCAGCCGGAGTTGGTCCACAGCCGCTGGCCGCGCTTGATCTCGCCCGCCTGGAAGCTGACGACGCAGGCGCTGCCGTTGCCGGTGACGACCACCTCGTCCTCGTCGAGCGCGGCGAACAGGCTCTCCATGGCGACGTAGGGGTTGCAGATCTCGCTCTCGCGAAATTCGGGCAGCACCACCGGGAAGCGACGGACGCGCTCGCGCGACCATTCGAGCCATTCGGCCTGCTCGGCGCTCGGCCCGTCATGAGGCTGGGCGAGCAAGGCGGGGATGAAATCCTTGAGATCGGCGACGATCGGCATGTCCGGCACCACCGTCGGCTTGCGCAGCTCGATCGGATCGATGTCGACCCATACCTTGTACGCCTCGCGCGCGAAGGTCTTCCAATTGTAGCTGACCTGCCGGATGTTGAGCCGGCTGCCGAGGATCAGCAGGAAATCCGCGCTCTGCGTCACCATATTGCCCGCGCGGTCGCCGATCGTGCCGGGCTTGCCGGCATAGAGCGGGTGCGCGTTCCACAGCACGTCGTGCGCGTTCCAGCCGGTGACCACGGGCACGCCGAGCCGGTCGATCAGCTGGAGGAACTGCTCGTGCGCGCCGCTCAGCCGAACGCCGCCGCCGGCGAACACAACCGGGCACTTCGCCTGCTTGAGTTTCGCGATGACGTCCTTCGCCACCGCATCGAAATCGGTGTGCGTCCACGGCTCGTCCAGCTCGGCGGGGTCGAAGCCGGGGAGCAGATCGTCCGGGTCGATCCGGGCGGACTGGACGTCGAGCGGGATGTCGAGCCAGACCGGGCCAGGCCGCCCGCTGGTCGCCAGATACAGCGCCTTCTCCAGATGATAGCGGATCGATCGCGGATCGGTGACCATCACCGCATATTTGGTGACCGGGCGGATCATCGGCTCGATGTCGATCTCCTGGTCGCCGAGCTGGCGCAGCGGCAGGCCGGTGGAGCGCACCGTCGTCTCGATCTTCACCTGGCCGGAGATCACGACCATGCCGATCGAATCGACGTACGCGCCGTAGACGCCGGTGATCGCGTTGGTGCCGCCGGGGC
The nucleotide sequence above comes from Sphingomonas oryzagri. Encoded proteins:
- a CDS encoding GtrA family protein, yielding MSRGFALRADSGTTGGTERSARFVVVGGVNTLVGLGVYPLLLWALRPAGVGYMGALLISQAVCLVFAYTTQKLFVFGTRGNIAREFVRFASYYLGIYALNWVALPFLVEIVGIRPIVAQLGFTILTVIGSYIFHSRLTFRGGTA
- a CDS encoding thiamine pyrophosphate-binding protein produces the protein MTTVKLSDWVAERIATHGISDVFMITGGGAMHLNHSLGTHPALKTTFAHHEQALTMAAEAYYRLTNRLAVVNVTTGPGGTNAITGVYGAYVDSIGMVVISGQVKIETTVRSTGLPLRQLGDQEIDIEPMIRPVTKYAVMVTDPRSIRYHLEKALYLATSGRPGPVWLDIPLDVQSARIDPDDLLPGFDPAELDEPWTHTDFDAVAKDVIAKLKQAKCPVVFAGGGVRLSGAHEQFLQLIDRLGVPVVTGWNAHDVLWNAHPLYAGKPGTIGDRAGNMVTQSADFLLILGSRLNIRQVSYNWKTFAREAYKVWVDIDPIELRKPTVVPDMPIVADLKDFIPALLAQPHDGPSAEQAEWLEWSRERVRRFPVVLPEFRESEICNPYVAMESLFAALDEDEVVVTGNGSACVVSFQAGEIKRGQRLWTNSGCASMGYDLPAAIGASVALGPDRRVIAIAGDGSIMMNLQELQTIAGNALPVKIFLINNSGYVSIFQTQRNFFNGQEVGGGPKSNVTFPQFGRIAAAFGLAYARAGNHAELADAIRATLEVDGPALCEIMVDENAPFSPKLSAKVHPDGRITSPALEDLSPFLPREVLRENMRVELLDE